The following coding sequences lie in one Hydrogenophaga sp. PBL-H3 genomic window:
- the epsL gene encoding XrtB/PEP-CTERM-associated polysaccharide biosynthesis outer membrane protein EpsL, whose product MTHPLRLLRPEARQSRFPGVCRTFWVPALLASSILGTATAQTADGLTLRAGHTLSRDDNLFRLPDGVDPQTVLGRPSAAESVGISTLGMSYAKTHSLQRLEIDVSLVDYRYQTYSRLDLLATNYDVSWRWALTPRLRGSLVAERDESVNSFDDTSVLSRGNQRVRLYEGFDALYELDGVWRLVAGVQSTRNQNEQARVGEDSYVSRSADVGLRFEARSGSSVTARLRNGSGTTVGGAVLPASLRDPDFNQREQVLDIRWLLSEKASADLSLVRLDRTHARVAARDYAGTNSALSLRWAATAKTLWTLQWASDLSSYQTTNASHARTDRLTASHAWQISARTSLQASVSESRRRFLGPPPGQLPDPQRDTTRDASLGLRWNATRNLALNASVQHTQRGSNRPGLAFSSMQAVVGISLFTNQ is encoded by the coding sequence ATGACACACCCCCTGCGTCTCCTTCGGCCCGAGGCACGGCAAAGCCGGTTCCCCGGTGTCTGCCGGACCTTCTGGGTTCCCGCCCTCCTGGCGAGCAGCATCCTGGGCACGGCCACGGCACAAACCGCCGACGGCCTGACCCTGCGGGCGGGCCACACGCTGAGCCGTGACGACAACCTCTTCCGCCTGCCCGACGGTGTGGACCCGCAGACCGTGCTGGGCCGACCGAGCGCGGCCGAGAGTGTGGGCATCAGCACACTGGGCATGAGCTATGCGAAGACCCACAGCCTTCAGCGCCTTGAAATCGATGTCAGCCTGGTGGACTACCGCTACCAGACCTACAGCCGCCTGGACCTGCTCGCCACCAACTACGACGTGAGCTGGCGCTGGGCACTCACCCCCCGCCTTCGCGGCAGCCTGGTGGCTGAACGCGACGAAAGCGTCAACAGCTTCGATGACACCAGCGTCCTGAGCCGCGGCAACCAGCGCGTTCGGCTCTACGAGGGCTTCGACGCGCTCTACGAGCTGGACGGCGTCTGGCGCCTGGTCGCAGGCGTGCAGAGCACACGCAACCAGAACGAACAAGCCCGGGTCGGGGAAGACAGCTATGTGTCGCGGTCGGCCGACGTGGGGCTGCGCTTCGAGGCGCGCTCCGGCAGCTCGGTCACCGCCCGGCTGCGAAACGGCAGCGGCACCACGGTCGGTGGCGCGGTGCTTCCCGCCTCGCTGAGAGACCCGGATTTCAATCAACGCGAGCAAGTGCTCGACATTCGCTGGCTGCTCAGCGAGAAGGCCAGCGCCGACCTCAGCCTGGTGCGACTCGATCGCACGCACGCGCGCGTGGCCGCCCGCGACTACGCCGGCACCAACTCGGCGCTCTCGCTGCGCTGGGCGGCCACCGCCAAGACCCTGTGGACGCTGCAGTGGGCCTCGGATCTGTCGAGCTACCAGACCACCAACGCCAGCCACGCGCGCACCGACCGCCTCACCGCCTCCCACGCCTGGCAAATCTCGGCCCGCACCAGCCTGCAAGCCAGCGTGAGCGAGTCGCGCCGGCGGTTCCTGGGTCCACCCCCCGGGCAGCTCCCGGACCCTCAGCGGGACACCACCCGCGACGCATCGCTGGGCCTGCGCTGGAACGCCACCCGCAACCTCGCGCTCAACGCCTCGGTGCAACACACACAACGCGGCAGCAACCGCCCCGGGCTGGCGTTCTCCAGCATGCAGGCCGTGGTCGGTATCAGCCTCTTCACCAACCAGTAG
- a CDS encoding undecaprenyl-phosphate glucose phosphotransferase, producing MNHPSVSVPSSGTPARGAQGASSRGSLLHALETSLSPLMGVCCLWALAIGMDGGIHTEYFLLGLVVFALTYPGPSRLNLSVRATFVDLLLSWFTTMGLLFAAGWVTGYVRIFPLDVILTWLAVTPVADFAAWMLLRWTAPTLVRLQGPAERALVVGMNHQGLALASNLAATRFNNIEVVGFVDDRSRERLQAGDGFTLLGRFDHLVEVINNQRISLIYISLPMASQPRILKILDDLKDTTASIYFVPDMFVTDLIQSKPTVLCGVPVISVCDTPFHGINGALKRGSDVVLSSFILLALAPVLLTIAAAVKLGSPGPVIFKQRRYGQEGEEIVVYKFRSMTVAEDGPEVRQAQRDDKRITALGAFLRKTSLDELPQFINVLQGRMSIVGPRPHAVAHNELYRKLIKGYMVRHKVRPGITGWAQVNGFRGETDTLEKMEGRIERDLDYLRNWSLKLDVLIILKTIRLVFRDQQAY from the coding sequence TTGAACCACCCATCCGTCTCAGTTCCATCCTCTGGCACCCCTGCGCGCGGCGCGCAGGGCGCGTCCAGCCGGGGCAGTCTGTTGCACGCGCTCGAGACGTCACTGAGCCCGTTGATGGGCGTGTGCTGCCTGTGGGCGCTGGCCATCGGCATGGACGGCGGCATCCACACCGAGTACTTCCTGCTCGGCCTGGTGGTGTTCGCCCTCACCTATCCCGGACCTTCACGCCTGAACCTGTCGGTGCGCGCCACCTTCGTCGACTTGCTGCTCAGCTGGTTCACGACGATGGGCCTGCTGTTCGCTGCAGGCTGGGTGACCGGCTATGTGCGCATCTTCCCGCTGGACGTGATCCTGACCTGGCTGGCGGTCACGCCCGTGGCCGACTTCGCCGCCTGGATGCTGCTGCGCTGGACCGCGCCGACGCTGGTGCGTCTGCAAGGGCCCGCGGAGCGCGCACTGGTGGTTGGAATGAACCACCAGGGACTGGCACTCGCCAGCAACCTGGCCGCCACCCGCTTCAACAACATCGAGGTGGTCGGCTTCGTGGACGACCGCAGCCGCGAACGGTTGCAGGCGGGCGATGGATTCACACTGCTGGGGCGCTTCGACCATCTGGTGGAAGTGATCAACAACCAGCGCATCAGCCTGATCTACATCTCGCTGCCCATGGCGTCGCAGCCGCGCATCCTGAAGATCCTCGACGACCTCAAGGACACCACCGCGTCGATCTACTTCGTGCCCGACATGTTCGTCACCGACCTGATCCAGAGCAAGCCCACCGTGCTGTGTGGCGTGCCCGTGATCTCGGTCTGCGACACACCCTTCCACGGCATCAACGGCGCGCTCAAGCGGGGCAGCGATGTGGTGCTTTCATCGTTCATTCTGCTGGCGCTGGCACCGGTGCTGCTGACGATCGCGGCCGCCGTCAAGCTCGGCTCGCCGGGCCCGGTGATCTTCAAGCAGCGCCGCTACGGCCAGGAAGGTGAAGAGATCGTTGTCTACAAGTTCCGCTCGATGACGGTGGCCGAGGATGGCCCCGAGGTCCGCCAGGCACAACGCGACGACAAACGCATCACCGCGCTGGGCGCCTTCCTTCGCAAGACCTCGCTCGACGAGCTGCCGCAGTTCATCAACGTGCTGCAGGGCCGCATGAGCATCGTGGGGCCGCGCCCGCATGCCGTGGCCCACAACGAGCTCTACCGCAAGCTCATCAAGGGCTACATGGTGCGCCACAAGGTCCGGCCGGGCATCACCGGCTGGGCCCAGGTCAACGGCTTTCGGGGCGAGACCGACACCCTGGAAAAAATGGAGGGGCGCATCGAGCGCGACCTCGACTACCTGCGCAACTGGTCGCTCAAGCTCGACGTGTTGATCATCCTCAAGACCATCCGCCTGGTGTTCAGGGACCAGCAGGCTTACTAG
- a CDS encoding DsbC family protein, translating into MTITPFFRSTRWASLGGAALALALMLGVAPASAQSPVPDTQALARVVERLVGAKVESIAPSPVTGLFEVIVNGNIFYIDSTGNHLVNGELVDVATRTSITQRRKQEHELANTPVLDMATLDLADAIKTVKGKEVAGRVLVTFEDPRCGFCKRLHQSLRDVPDLVLYTFPVSFLGPQSRAMNEAIWCSADRSKAWQEVMKDGPAPVGSSGCDLQALDRNTALANKYRISGTPTLFAAGGVRIAGAVGAPAIEEALKAGAR; encoded by the coding sequence ATGACCATCACCCCTTTTTTCCGCTCGACACGGTGGGCCAGCCTCGGCGGCGCCGCCCTTGCCCTGGCCCTGATGCTGGGCGTGGCACCCGCTTCGGCCCAGAGTCCGGTCCCCGACACCCAGGCCCTCGCGCGCGTCGTGGAGCGCCTTGTGGGCGCCAAGGTGGAGTCGATTGCTCCGTCCCCGGTGACAGGCCTCTTTGAAGTCATCGTCAACGGCAACATCTTCTACATCGATTCAACCGGCAACCACCTGGTGAACGGCGAACTGGTGGACGTGGCCACGCGCACGTCGATCACGCAGCGCCGAAAGCAGGAGCACGAGCTGGCCAACACGCCCGTGCTCGACATGGCCACGCTCGATCTGGCCGACGCGATCAAGACCGTCAAGGGCAAGGAGGTGGCCGGTCGTGTGCTGGTGACGTTCGAGGACCCGCGCTGTGGCTTTTGCAAGCGACTCCACCAAAGCCTGCGCGATGTGCCCGACCTGGTGCTGTACACCTTTCCGGTTTCCTTCCTGGGGCCTCAGTCGCGAGCGATGAACGAGGCCATCTGGTGCTCTGCCGACCGCAGCAAGGCCTGGCAGGAGGTGATGAAGGATGGGCCGGCACCGGTCGGCAGCAGCGGATGTGACCTTCAGGCCCTGGACCGCAACACCGCGCTGGCCAACAAATACCGCATCAGCGGAACGCCCACGCTGTTCGCCGCGGGCGGCGTTCGCATTGCTGGGGCGGTGGGTGCGCCGGCGATCGAGGAGGCGCTCAAGGCCGGTGCGCGTTGA
- a CDS encoding alkaline phosphatase PhoX, whose protein sequence is MSDKPTELSRRNLLLGGSATAIAAAFGGPVAAMAATIDQGYGDNCAAADASTLTASPYGPTAPVNDMTTGLPLIELPAGFTYKSYGWRGDLMSDGLPTPGAHDGMGVVLSRRVGRSNEIILVRNHELSLSTNAANIVGAGRANVAKYDTGLTGGSYQVGGNTNLVFRDGNWVESYATFGGIYRPCAGGSSSWGSWLSNEEIGSNSISTTGKKHGYIFEIPADTSLNAANVNPIVDMGRMAHEASALDPDTGYWYLTEDAGNANTLYRFLPNNINGGLGSLHEGGRMQGLAVRGQPGADLRYPTLCQEFQCDWVEVADPDADRASISTTAGTVTGSGPFRGAYANGGAIFGANEGCWVANGVVFFTDKATSAATATAPARAGVIWSLDLATMVLKAIFVSRDRVVGNSPDNICISPRGGLLFNEDGGDGSPTSATIVSQHLKVLAPNGRSYIFAKHNYDFTRAQLDAVGKTGATSGNQRNTEWAGSVFSPDGRVLFVNLYTGVTLAITGPWTKGTL, encoded by the coding sequence ATGTCAGACAAACCAACCGAACTTTCCCGCCGCAACCTGCTGCTCGGCGGTAGCGCAACCGCAATCGCCGCCGCATTCGGTGGCCCCGTCGCCGCGATGGCCGCCACCATCGATCAGGGCTACGGTGACAACTGCGCCGCTGCCGACGCTTCCACGCTGACCGCCAGCCCCTACGGCCCCACGGCGCCCGTGAACGACATGACCACGGGCCTGCCCCTGATCGAGCTGCCAGCGGGCTTTACCTACAAGAGCTATGGCTGGCGCGGCGACCTCATGAGCGATGGCCTGCCAACGCCAGGCGCGCACGACGGCATGGGTGTGGTGCTGTCGCGCCGTGTCGGCCGCAGCAACGAAATCATCCTGGTGCGCAACCACGAGCTGTCCCTGTCCACCAACGCGGCCAACATCGTTGGTGCCGGGCGCGCCAACGTGGCCAAGTACGACACCGGCCTCACGGGTGGCAGCTACCAGGTCGGCGGCAACACCAACCTGGTGTTCCGCGACGGCAACTGGGTGGAGAGCTACGCCACGTTCGGCGGCATCTACCGTCCCTGCGCTGGCGGCTCGTCGAGCTGGGGCAGCTGGCTCAGCAACGAAGAGATCGGCAGCAACAGCATCAGCACCACCGGCAAGAAGCACGGCTACATCTTCGAGATCCCGGCCGACACCAGCCTGAACGCGGCCAACGTGAACCCCATCGTCGACATGGGCCGCATGGCCCACGAAGCCAGCGCACTCGATCCGGACACCGGCTACTGGTACCTCACCGAAGACGCCGGAAACGCGAACACGCTCTACCGTTTCCTGCCCAACAACATCAACGGCGGCCTGGGCTCGCTGCACGAAGGCGGCCGCATGCAGGGCCTGGCCGTGCGTGGCCAGCCGGGTGCCGATCTGCGCTATCCCACGCTGTGCCAGGAATTCCAGTGCGACTGGGTTGAGGTGGCCGATCCCGATGCGGACCGCGCATCCATCAGCACCACCGCCGGAACGGTGACGGGCAGCGGTCCTTTCCGCGGCGCGTATGCCAACGGTGGCGCCATCTTCGGCGCCAACGAAGGTTGCTGGGTGGCCAACGGCGTGGTGTTCTTCACCGACAAGGCCACCAGCGCCGCCACCGCCACGGCGCCTGCCCGCGCCGGCGTGATCTGGTCGCTGGATCTGGCCACCATGGTGCTCAAGGCCATCTTCGTGAGCCGCGATCGTGTCGTGGGCAACTCGCCCGACAACATCTGCATCAGCCCGCGCGGTGGCCTGCTGTTCAACGAAGACGGTGGTGACGGCAGCCCCACCAGCGCCACCATCGTGTCGCAACACCTCAAGGTGCTGGCACCCAATGGTCGCAGCTACATCTTTGCCAAGCACAACTACGACTTCACGCGCGCCCAGCTCGACGCCGTGGGCAAGACAGGTGCCACCAGCGGCAACCAGCGCAACACCGAATGGGCGGGCAGCGTGTTCAGCCCCGACGGTCGCGTGCTGTTCGTCAACCTCTACACCGGCGTCACGCTGGCCATCACCGGCCCGTGGACCAAGGGCACCCTTTGA
- a CDS encoding PEP-CTERM sorting domain-containing protein produces MNKHLLALVAAAALAGLAPAQAATYTGVVGGTSATVADYSADGLISFDIDFSSLTSTTLGYTIDAADLLGGLSFNAVLRNFTGEGISAYTFGLSSGTFGNLGTVTRQFGGSSDIAFNGANATVSFSPLEFLDVEIGDPLGQGGVNWTIAGLSAGDSLNITVSAVPEPESLALLLSGLGVVGWVTRRRRKA; encoded by the coding sequence ATGAACAAGCATCTCCTCGCCCTGGTTGCAGCCGCCGCGCTGGCCGGTCTCGCTCCCGCCCAGGCTGCCACCTACACCGGTGTCGTCGGCGGCACCTCCGCCACCGTGGCCGACTACAGCGCCGACGGCCTGATTTCCTTCGACATCGATTTTTCCTCGCTCACCTCGACCACGCTGGGCTACACGATCGACGCCGCCGATCTGCTGGGTGGTCTGTCCTTCAACGCCGTGCTGCGCAATTTCACGGGCGAGGGCATCAGCGCCTACACCTTTGGCCTGAGCTCGGGCACCTTTGGCAACCTGGGCACCGTGACGCGGCAGTTCGGTGGCAGCAGCGACATCGCATTCAATGGCGCAAATGCCACCGTGTCGTTCTCGCCGCTGGAATTCCTTGACGTCGAAATCGGCGACCCGCTCGGCCAGGGTGGTGTGAACTGGACCATCGCCGGCCTGAGCGCTGGCGACAGCCTGAACATCACCGTCTCGGCCGTGCCGGAGCCCGAGTCCCTCGCCTTGCTGCTCAGTGGCCTGGGCGTGGTGGGCTGGGTCACGCGCCGCCGTCGCAAAGCCTGA
- a CDS encoding lamin tail domain-containing protein: MSLRSSISLSALFSALVLSATAATAQVRITEVAPWSSGNSVVAADWFELTNFGNAAVDIAGWKVDDNSNAFGSALALSGVSSIGAGQSVIFVDGSAATASNFLSNWFGSPSYAGVVVGTYSGSGIGLGTGGDAVNIFNAAGVLQARVDFGVSDAASPYQTFDNSAGLNNVLLGTLSTAGTNGAFVVASGLEIGSPSLVPEPETYAMLLAGLGLMGAAVRRRQA; this comes from the coding sequence ATGTCGCTGCGTTCTTCGATCTCCTTGTCCGCCCTGTTCTCGGCGCTCGTGCTGTCGGCCACCGCCGCCACGGCCCAGGTCCGCATCACCGAGGTCGCACCCTGGAGCAGCGGCAACTCCGTGGTGGCGGCCGACTGGTTCGAACTGACCAACTTCGGCAACGCCGCTGTCGACATCGCGGGCTGGAAGGTGGACGACAACTCCAACGCGTTTGGCTCGGCCCTGGCGCTGAGCGGCGTGTCCAGCATTGGCGCGGGCCAGTCGGTGATCTTCGTCGATGGTTCGGCTGCCACGGCCAGCAACTTCCTGAGCAACTGGTTCGGCTCGCCGTCGTATGCCGGTGTGGTGGTGGGCACCTACAGCGGTTCGGGCATTGGCCTGGGCACGGGTGGTGACGCCGTGAACATCTTCAACGCCGCCGGCGTGCTGCAGGCGCGCGTTGATTTTGGCGTGTCCGATGCCGCGTCGCCCTACCAGACCTTCGACAACTCGGCCGGTCTGAACAACGTGTTGCTCGGCACGCTCAGCACCGCTGGCACCAACGGCGCCTTCGTGGTCGCTTCGGGCCTGGAGATCGGCTCCCCCTCGCTGGTGCCCGAACCCGAGACCTACGCGATGCTGCTGGCCGGTCTGGGCCTGATGGGCGCGGCCGTTCGCCGCCGCCAGGCTTGA
- a CDS encoding SdiA-regulated domain-containing protein has translation MRLISTLLAASCAFGFNAFAATSINLSTYQVTGNYTLDANPGNAVSGLEASAITFARDRGTNGTLFFVGDEGTGVVEVSLTGQTLSSMSFSGGTNLGWPTTSSNRDSEGLTYLGNGVLVVAEERLQDAFRFSYVAGGSVNLANAPVVSIGSGSVGNNGLEGISYDPRNGSFVSVKQALPQALLGGALDFATGASTMSALFDPTLLGVASLSDVQTLSPITALAGTDGADNLLVLSLESRRLLEVTRSGQVLSSLDLSSITSQAIEGVTVDDLGNLYLVAEDSGTGNSRLFVLATPVPEPETYAMLLAGLLLLGATAQRRRHK, from the coding sequence ATGCGATTGATTTCAACCTTGCTGGCCGCTTCGTGCGCGTTCGGCTTCAATGCGTTTGCAGCCACCAGCATCAACCTGTCGACGTATCAGGTCACGGGCAACTACACGCTGGACGCCAACCCCGGCAACGCGGTCTCCGGCCTGGAGGCCTCTGCCATCACGTTCGCGCGCGACCGTGGCACGAACGGCACCCTGTTTTTCGTGGGTGACGAAGGCACGGGCGTGGTCGAGGTCTCGCTCACCGGCCAGACGCTGAGCAGCATGTCGTTCAGCGGTGGTACCAACCTGGGTTGGCCCACCACCAGCAGCAACCGGGACTCCGAGGGCCTCACCTACCTGGGCAACGGTGTTCTGGTGGTGGCCGAAGAGCGCCTGCAGGACGCCTTTCGGTTCAGCTACGTGGCGGGCGGCAGCGTCAACCTGGCCAACGCGCCCGTGGTCTCGATCGGCAGCGGCAGCGTGGGCAACAACGGCCTTGAAGGCATCTCCTACGATCCCCGCAACGGCAGCTTCGTGTCCGTGAAACAGGCCTTGCCCCAGGCCCTGCTGGGCGGTGCATTGGACTTTGCCACCGGCGCATCCACCATGAGCGCCTTGTTCGACCCCACGCTGCTGGGTGTGGCCAGCCTGTCCGATGTGCAGACGCTCTCGCCGATCACGGCGCTGGCGGGCACCGACGGCGCCGACAACCTGCTGGTCCTGAGCCTGGAGTCGCGCAGGCTGCTGGAGGTGACCCGCAGCGGACAGGTGCTCAGCAGCCTGGACCTGTCGAGCATCACCTCGCAGGCCATCGAAGGCGTGACAGTGGACGATCTGGGGAATCTGTACCTGGTCGCCGAAGACTCGGGTACGGGGAATTCGCGGCTGTTCGTGCTGGCAACGCCCGTGCCGGAGCCAGAGACCTACGCCATGCTGCTGGCCGGCCTGCTCTTGCTGGGCGCCACCGCGCAGCGCCGTCGCCACAAGTGA
- a CDS encoding phosphatase PAP2 family protein: MTHALRKLTAMPSLSQSFEPSLVPSLRALDVRCFRWLGAGRLDLPLRLRLATGFARWSWVPMVAVMGGTLLGRHAMATPLVSALLTATVVQLLVKRASRRWSAKRPFAIGLCQNHLGHSDRGGMPSTHAAVMGCVAGSLLPWAGVYPELALIPVIAALTGWARVHAGAHFPSDVLVGLLMGMAVGRAVSHFL, translated from the coding sequence GTGACACACGCACTGCGCAAGCTCACGGCCATGCCGAGCCTGTCCCAATCCTTCGAACCCAGCCTTGTTCCATCGTTGCGCGCCCTCGACGTGCGCTGCTTCCGATGGCTCGGCGCCGGCCGGCTCGACCTGCCCTTGCGCTTGCGCCTGGCCACAGGGTTTGCGCGCTGGAGCTGGGTGCCCATGGTGGCCGTGATGGGCGGCACGCTCCTGGGCAGGCATGCCATGGCCACTCCGCTGGTGTCGGCCCTGCTGACGGCCACCGTGGTGCAGTTGCTCGTCAAACGCGCATCCAGGCGGTGGTCGGCGAAGCGCCCTTTTGCCATCGGTCTTTGCCAGAACCACCTGGGCCACTCGGATCGAGGTGGCATGCCCAGCACCCATGCAGCGGTGATGGGTTGTGTGGCGGGCTCGCTCCTGCCCTGGGCTGGCGTGTACCCCGAGCTCGCTTTGATCCCGGTGATCGCCGCACTCACCGGCTGGGCACGCGTTCACGCGGGCGCGCATTTCCCTTCGGACGTGCTCGTGGGCCTGCTGATGGGCATGGCTGTCGGCCGCGCCGTGAGCCACTTTCTGTGA
- a CDS encoding MBL fold metallo-hydrolase — protein MTTDAPTPDGRPDDPAAAPDTPYALQYPCGEPPAPGEVREVAPGVLWLRMPLPFALNHINLWAVADEDEQGPGWAVIDTGTKTPEALAAWRQLISPEGPLAATPQGARITRIFCTHMHPDHVGMAGWLTRKFQCRLWMTRLEYLTCRTLVGDTGREAPEEAIQFYRQMGWNEEALDIYRTRFGGYGKYMHALPDSFRRLTDGETVRIGAHSWRVIVGRGHSPEHACLLSEELGVLVSGDQVLPRISSNVSVFPTEPDADPLADWIGSIEHLRATLSDELLVLPAHGEPFRGLHARLDRLAHGHERGLQRLRRSLAESPRRTVDVFGALFARSIDSNGELLGMATGEGVAHLNHLLVRGEAVREVGADGVYRYRLHGAG, from the coding sequence ATGACCACCGATGCCCCCACCCCCGATGGCCGACCGGACGATCCTGCCGCCGCACCCGACACACCCTACGCGCTGCAATACCCCTGCGGCGAGCCGCCCGCACCGGGCGAGGTGCGCGAGGTCGCGCCCGGCGTGCTGTGGCTGCGCATGCCGCTGCCGTTCGCGCTCAACCACATCAACCTCTGGGCCGTGGCCGACGAGGACGAGCAGGGCCCGGGTTGGGCCGTCATCGACACCGGCACCAAAACGCCCGAGGCCCTGGCCGCCTGGCGCCAGCTGATCTCACCCGAAGGCCCGCTGGCCGCCACGCCCCAGGGCGCGCGCATCACGCGCATCTTCTGCACCCACATGCACCCCGACCACGTGGGCATGGCCGGCTGGCTCACGCGCAAGTTCCAGTGTCGGCTGTGGATGACGCGGCTCGAATACCTGACCTGCCGCACCCTGGTGGGCGACACCGGGCGCGAAGCGCCCGAAGAGGCCATCCAGTTCTACCGCCAGATGGGCTGGAACGAAGAAGCGCTGGACATCTACCGCACCCGCTTCGGCGGCTACGGCAAGTACATGCACGCGCTGCCCGACAGCTTTCGCCGCCTCACCGACGGCGAGACGGTGCGCATCGGCGCGCACAGCTGGCGCGTGATCGTCGGGCGCGGACATTCGCCCGAACACGCCTGCCTGCTCAGCGAAGAACTGGGCGTGCTGGTCTCGGGCGACCAGGTGCTGCCACGCATCTCGTCGAACGTGAGCGTCTTTCCCACCGAGCCCGACGCCGACCCGCTGGCTGACTGGATCGGCAGCATCGAACACCTGCGCGCCACGCTGAGTGACGAGCTGCTGGTGCTGCCGGCGCACGGCGAGCCCTTTCGCGGCCTGCACGCGCGGCTGGACCGCCTGGCCCACGGCCACGAGCGCGGCCTGCAGCGCCTGAGACGCAGCCTGGCCGAATCACCCAGGCGCACGGTCGACGTGTTCGGCGCGCTGTTCGCACGCTCGATCGACAGCAATGGCGAGCTGCTCGGCATGGCCACTGGCGAAGGCGTGGCCCACCTCAACCACCTGCTGGTGCGCGGCGAGGCCGTGCGCGAGGTGGGTGCTGACGGCGTGTACCGCTACCGCCTGCACGGCGCCGGATAA
- a CDS encoding CaiB/BaiF CoA transferase family protein translates to MAGPLAGLRVVEMAGIGPGPFCAMVLADLGAEVIRVARPGAALDPNDVLARSRTVLHLDLRDPASVREVLALVEHADVLIEGYRPGVMERLGLGPDVCLARQPRLIYGRMTGWGQHGPLSHAAGHDINYIAISGALHAVGRSGSAPVPPLNYVGDFGGGAMLLAVGVLSALFEATRSGRGQVVDAAMTDGAALMSAMMYGMKAAGQWSNQRGENMLDGGAFFYDTYACADGRFVAVGAIEPQFYALLRERCGIADDPAFDAQMDRDAWPLLKLRLAEVFRTRTRDEWCLLLEGCDACFAPVLDWDEAPLHPHNQARQTFCELDGVLQPAPAPRFTRTPPGAPASSATATADAVLQRWRQPALATA, encoded by the coding sequence ATGGCGGGACCACTTGCAGGACTCAGGGTTGTTGAAATGGCCGGCATCGGGCCTGGGCCGTTTTGCGCCATGGTGCTGGCCGATCTGGGTGCCGAGGTCATTCGCGTGGCGCGTCCGGGTGCCGCGCTCGACCCCAACGACGTGCTCGCCCGCAGCCGCACCGTGCTGCATCTCGACCTGCGCGACCCGGCCTCGGTGCGGGAGGTGCTCGCGCTGGTGGAGCACGCCGACGTGCTGATCGAAGGCTACCGCCCCGGCGTGATGGAGCGCCTGGGCCTGGGGCCCGACGTGTGCCTGGCGCGCCAGCCGCGCCTCATTTACGGCCGCATGACCGGCTGGGGCCAGCACGGCCCGCTCTCGCACGCGGCCGGGCACGACATCAACTACATCGCCATCAGCGGTGCGCTGCACGCCGTCGGCCGCTCGGGCTCGGCACCCGTGCCGCCGCTCAATTACGTGGGTGATTTCGGCGGCGGCGCCATGCTGCTGGCCGTGGGTGTGCTCAGCGCCTTGTTCGAGGCAACGCGCTCCGGGCGCGGGCAGGTGGTGGACGCCGCCATGACCGATGGCGCGGCGCTCATGTCGGCCATGATGTACGGCATGAAAGCCGCCGGGCAGTGGAGCAACCAGCGCGGCGAAAACATGCTCGACGGAGGTGCCTTCTTCTACGACACCTACGCCTGCGCCGACGGCCGCTTTGTGGCCGTGGGTGCGATCGAGCCGCAGTTTTATGCGTTGCTGCGCGAGCGCTGCGGCATCGCCGACGACCCGGCCTTCGACGCCCAGATGGACCGCGACGCCTGGCCACTGCTCAAGCTGCGCCTGGCCGAGGTGTTCCGCACCCGCACGCGCGACGAGTGGTGTCTGCTGCTCGAAGGCTGCGACGCCTGCTTCGCCCCGGTGCTCGACTGGGACGAAGCGCCGCTGCACCCACACAACCAGGCACGCCAGACCTTCTGCGAACTCGACGGCGTGTTGCAGCCCGCACCCGCGCCACGCTTCACACGCACGCCACCGGGCGCCCCCGCGAGCAGCGCCACCGCCACTGCAGACGCTGTCCTGCAGCGCTGGCGTCAACCCGCGCTGGCCACGGCCTGA